TGAAGACGCCACCGGTCCAGCCGCAGTGCCCTGCCGTCAGGAGGTACTGGGTGCTGCCCTGCCGCACCGCGAAACCGCTCGAACACCAGCCGCCCCCGGGCGTGGTGATTCGGCCGCCACCGTAATAGGGGGCGTAGTCGTCTTGGCGCCAGCTGGGTTTCGGGGCCGGAGCCACCTCCATGCGGATCTTCACGGACGAGGAGTCGAGCGCCCGGGTCCGGAAACGGTTCACCGTGGCGGTGGAGATCGGGGAGGATGTCTGAGCGACCAGCCCGCTGCCGTCGGCCGGCACCCGGACCCCGTAGACCGGGCCGTCCGTCGCGGTGATGTAGACCATGGCCTGCTTCTCGGCCTTCCTCAGCTCGGTGCGGGAATACCGGGCCGGATGCAGAGAGGCGGTTTTCTCGCCGCGCACCAGCGCTTGGATGCCGGCCGGCGCGGTGCCCTTCCAATACACGCTGACGCCTTTCGATGTCAGCGAAATGCCGGTGTAGCCCGCGTGCGGCCCGGACTCGATGCGGTCGCGCAGGCGCTGGGCCGCCGCCACGAGTGGAGCCTGCTGCTGCATACGCGACTTCTGGGCGGCGGGCACGTGTGCGAACGGTTGTTCCTCGGTGTGGGTCGGCTTGGGATCGTCCGGAGCGGCCTGAGCCGCGATCGGTGTGGCGACGAGACATCCGGCGATGAGCGCGGGAACGCCCAGAATTTGCCAGCGATGGAACATTTCGGCCCCCAGGAAGACGGGTGGCTCACAGGGAGTGTGAGGTGCCCAGGAGAGCCGCACCCGGCCGGGCCGGATGCAGAAGATGATCAAACTCCATCGTTCGGACGAGCGGTCCCCCCACCTTCCCCGTTCCGCCGGTGAAATCCGCACGTGTGGGGGAATGATGAGCGGGGCGTGGTGTTGCCGCCTGTGGACATCCAACGGTGGAAGGAAACGTTCGAGCATGGAGTACACCCGTCTTGGCCTCTCCGGGCTCAAGGTCAGCCGGATCGCGCTGGGCTGCATGAGTTTCGGAACGCCCGAACCCGGTGCCGGCTGGCCGCTCGCGCAGGACGCCGCTGAGCCCCTCTTCCGGCGGGCTCTCGATCTGGGCATCACGTTCTGGGACACGGCGAACGTCTACCACCACGGCACGTCGGAGGAGTTCACCGGCCGGGCCCTGAAGAAGTACGCCCGGCGCGACGACATCGTGCTGGCCACCAAGGTGTTCTTCCCGGTGCACGAGGGGCCGGGCGGATCGGGTCTGTCGCGCAAGGCGATCATGGAGCAGATCGACGCCTCGCTGACCCGGCTGGGTACCGACTACGTGGACCTCTACCAGATTCACCGCTTTGACCCGCAGACCCCGGTCGAGGAGACGATGGAGGCCCTGCACGACGTGGTGAAGGCCGGCAAGGTGCGCTATCTCGGCGCCTCGTCGATGTGGGCCTGGCAGTTCTCGAAGTTGCAGTACACGGCCGATCTTCACGGCTGGACCCGGTTCGTGTCGATGCAGAACCAGTACAGCCTGGTGCAGCGGGAGGAAGAGCGGGAGATGTTCGGCCTGCTCGCCGATCAGGGGGTGGGCAGCATCCCGTGGAGTCCTCTGGCCAAGGGCTGGCTGGCCCGGCCGTGGAACACCACGACCTCCCGTACCGGTACCGACGACCTGACCCGGCGTTACAACGAGGAGGCTTCGCACAGGCCGATCGTCGAGGCGGTCGAGCAGGTGGCGGCCGCGCGCGGTGTGCCGATGGCCCAGGTGGCCCTGGCCTGGCACTTCACCAACCCGTCGGTGGCCGCACCGATCGTGGGCCCGTCCACGGCGAAACACCTGGAGGACGCGGCGGCCTCGGTGGACATCCAGCTGACGGACGACGAGGTCAAGATCCTCGAGCAGCCCTACACCCCGCGCCTGCCCAGCGGTTTCAGCTGACCCCTCCGCCCTCTGTTCGTGATCATGCAAAATCTTCCCGGCGTTCTAGAACTGTTCGGCTGAGAGTTCTAGAACGCCGGGGAGTGGGGGCACCTCCCGGCCGAAGGCTGGGGGATTTGCATGATCACGGAGGTTTTTGGGGGGTGTCAGGCGGGGGAGGGGTGGGCTTTCAGCCAGGCCTCGATCACCTCGTAAGCCCTCTCCCGCACCGGTGGCAGGGACAGGAGAACGTCGTGGCGTGCGTCCGCAATCGGCACCACGGTGGTCTCACCACCGAGACAGCCCGCCCAGCGGGCGATCTGGCGCACGTCGAGCACTCCGTCGCTGCGGTCGCTGGCCTCGGTGTACTCGGGCCCGAAGTTCGACGTGTCGGAGCGCAGCACCAGCGAGGGCACGCCGATGTCGAGGCCGCGGTGCAGCTGGGCGTGGCCCCGCCGGATCGCGTTGAGCCAGCCCGCGGTCACCGGGAAGCCCTCGAGCGGTTTGAGGGCGATGTCGAAGTCCCATTCGCCGCTGACACTGGTGTGAAGCGTGCTGCCGTAGATGCTCGGCGGCAGGCTGAACACGCGGAAGGGGCTGGTGCGGGCCAAGATCCGGAGCATCCAGGTGCCCGGTCCGCGCAGGGCCGCCCGGCCCTGGAGATCGAACCACGGGCTGTTCAGGATGACGCCGACCACGGGGGTGTTCACGCCGGTGCGCCGCTTGCGGTCGAGGTACAAGGGGACGATGAGCCCTCCCGTCGAGTGGGCGAGGAGGGTGACGGGAGTGCCCGGGTGATCCTGTTCGATCAAGGCCAGCGCCTGATCGAGCTCCGCGTCGTACTGCTGCAGGTCGGCGGCGTAGTGCGGGGTCTGGCCCGGCGTGCGCGCCCGCCCGCACTTGCGCAGGTCCAGCGCGTAGACGGCGAGGCCGCGGGCCGCGAACCAGTCGGCCATCTGCGTCTGGAAGAAGTAGTCCGAGAACCCGTGCACGTAGAGCACCGCCCCGCGCACCTCCTCGTCCGCCCGGGGGGTGCGGCGGACCACGACGGCCCGGACCTCGCCCTCACCGTCCGGATCGGTGCCCAGCATCAGCGTGTGCTGCTCGTAGCCGTCGCCGAGGAGATCTCCGGTCCAGGAACTCATCTGCTGATCATCTCTATCCGTACGCTGGGACCTGATGGAACTGCTGAGGCAAAAAGTAGACACTGCGGCTCGGGCCGTGCGCCGGGCGGGCTGGCTCCGGGTCGTCTACGAGGCCGCCCTCGCCCTGTTCTGCGCCTT
This genomic interval from Kineosporia sp. NBRC 101731 contains the following:
- a CDS encoding aldo/keto reductase → MEYTRLGLSGLKVSRIALGCMSFGTPEPGAGWPLAQDAAEPLFRRALDLGITFWDTANVYHHGTSEEFTGRALKKYARRDDIVLATKVFFPVHEGPGGSGLSRKAIMEQIDASLTRLGTDYVDLYQIHRFDPQTPVEETMEALHDVVKAGKVRYLGASSMWAWQFSKLQYTADLHGWTRFVSMQNQYSLVQREEEREMFGLLADQGVGSIPWSPLAKGWLARPWNTTTSRTGTDDLTRRYNEEASHRPIVEAVEQVAAARGVPMAQVALAWHFTNPSVAAPIVGPSTAKHLEDAAASVDIQLTDDEVKILEQPYTPRLPSGFS
- a CDS encoding alpha/beta hydrolase; this translates as MSSWTGDLLGDGYEQHTLMLGTDPDGEGEVRAVVVRRTPRADEEVRGAVLYVHGFSDYFFQTQMADWFAARGLAVYALDLRKCGRARTPGQTPHYAADLQQYDAELDQALALIEQDHPGTPVTLLAHSTGGLIVPLYLDRKRRTGVNTPVVGVILNSPWFDLQGRAALRGPGTWMLRILARTSPFRVFSLPPSIYGSTLHTSVSGEWDFDIALKPLEGFPVTAGWLNAIRRGHAQLHRGLDIGVPSLVLRSDTSNFGPEYTEASDRSDGVLDVRQIARWAGCLGGETTVVPIADARHDVLLSLPPVRERAYEVIEAWLKAHPSPA